One genomic window of Quercus lobata isolate SW786 chromosome 9, ValleyOak3.0 Primary Assembly, whole genome shotgun sequence includes the following:
- the LOC115961311 gene encoding protein FAR1-RELATED SEQUENCE 5-like translates to MAKAITENAAKNLHHVFHSSKQFAKDFSDFLYEYEDEDEWLVSWDYMLKEYSLTDNKWLCSIFDVKEKWAIVYGRHMFIVDMKSTQRSESINNVLKKYLKPKHDFVRFLGHYSRVLVDKRHQELQAEFKMRQTKLILQSNVEMLRHVVELYSPEMFQMFQDEYMKIADCTIYKANKSDTITEYKVKYSQRIQEHLVKYEASNTSVECSCKKFSFVGILCAHALKVLEHKNVKRLSVHYVLKRWTQDAKASSIKDHHGIDIKSNAQESIGKHYSYLSHNAREISILAAENKIMYEHTKEVLKN, encoded by the exons ATGGCTAAAGCAATAACAGAG AATGCTGCTAAGAATCTACATCATGTATTTCATTCATCTAAGCAATTTGCAAAagattttagtgattttttatatgagtatgaagatgaagatgaatggCTTGTTTCATGGGATTATATGCTTAAGGAATATAGTCTTACTGATAATAAATGGTTGTGTAGCATATTTGATGTGAAAGAAAAATGGGCTATTGTCTATGGTCGACACATGTTCATTGTCGATATGAAAAGCACCCAACGTAGTGAGTCAATAAACAATGTGTTGAAGAAATATTTGAAACCAAAACATGATTTTGTGCGCTTTTTAGGACATTACTCTAGAGTTTTGGTTGATAAGAGACATCAAGAATTACAAGCAGAGTTCAAAATGAGGCAAACAAAACTGATTTTACAGTCTAATGTAGAGATGTTGAGACATGTTGTAGAGCTGTACTCCCCAGAAATGTTTCAAATGTTTCAAGATGAATATATGAAGATTGCTGATTGTACTATTTACAAGGCTAATAAATCTGATACTATCACAGAATACAAGGTCAAATATAGTCAAAGAATTCAAGAGCACCTAGTTAAATATGAAGCCTCAAATACTTCGGTGGAATGTAGTTGCAAGAAGTTCAGCTTTGTAGGAATTCTGTGTGCCCATGCTTTGAAAGTTCTTGAACATAAAAATGTTAAGAGACTTTCTGTTCATTATGTATTGAAAAGATGGACGCAAGATGCAAAAGCTAGTTCTATCAAGGACCATCATGGCATTGATATTAAAAGTAATGCTCAAGAGTCAATAGGAAAACACTACTCTTATTTGAGTCACAATGCTCGTGAAATTTCTATACTTGCAGCAGAGAATAAGATAATGTATGAACATACCAaagaagttttgaaaaattga